The following coding sequences lie in one Musa acuminata AAA Group cultivar baxijiao chromosome BXJ1-8, Cavendish_Baxijiao_AAA, whole genome shotgun sequence genomic window:
- the LOC103993304 gene encoding uncharacterized protein LOC103993304 isoform X1, with amino-acid sequence MADGEYAAAKTSVWWDIENCQVPRACDPHLIAQNISSALAAVGYRGPVSISAFGDANNITPTVLQALSSTGIALNHVPSGKCYAGIKDASDKKILVDMLFWAVDNPAPANYLLISGDRDFSNALHQLRLRRYNILLAQPPNVSQALVAAAKSVWNWKDLVAGGKPMHESPYVNKSAGGTSPSKETFNGSTTDNVQLTQSTGSSASAHLGNQKTCSNGKYDNRYKGKHKRCPNPSQTNNATATTISSSEFKQPPPVSHGFLTDTNVLQFNNCMKNPDQMSTSMIPSMKAHDNSHLNHTSNFFPQSSPQKPPCEATYFRQSETMVFNESSHEFLQGNQSQSPNGPMVDYAPPHSDPPMKDGKDFYNNHKPHRPLPLRPSDLLPPHPNFQPGNLSSSNSQNHDFYAIPNGPSGPPFTSPQTWTTGPTFPSVPPVSLPEISKVSISDDPSGGQNNGSYSKKNSMPNISVPEHNGLQKSQTMYQERMHGPIVTNAMDSNMSKDGLQGNPGSLVPHIAVKNILRALHILKADKMVPNETNIADCIRYGEMNIQNFDIKMALNYALEHQLVVMHKLGGNLPLYVEKHHGLWKCVNPMDINARHPKTTWDAALKFLSSTAGRTLIMRSQSRYQAAIFLRNSCLNHLVLGEILQILHVIINVKKWITPHSSGWKPLSFHLPDADKNTGTGAGTKS; translated from the exons ATGGCGGACGGGGAGTACGCGGCGGCGAAGACGTCGGTGTGGTGGGACATCGAGAACTGCCAGGTTCCCAGGGCTTGTGACCCGCACTTGATCGCCCAGAACATAAGCTCTGCCCTGGCAGCAGTGGGTTACCGTGGCCCCGTGTCCATCTCCGCCTTCGGCGACGCGAACAATATAACGCCGACCGTGCTGCAGGCGCTCTCCAGCACTGGCATCGCCCTTAACCACGTTCCCTCCG GTAAATGTTATGCAGGTATTAAAGATGCTAGTGATAAGAAGATTTTGGTCGATATGCTATTTTGGGCAGTTGATAATCCTGCACCTGCCAACTACTTATTAATATCTGGTGATCGTGACTTCTCAAATGCCCTTCATCAACTTAGATTAAGGAGATACAACATTCTTCTTGCACAGCCTCCTAATGTATCACAGGCCCTTGTTGCTGCTGCTAAGAGTGTCTGGAACTGGAAGGACCTTGTGGCTGGAGGAAAGCCGATGCATGAGTCACCTTACGTCAACAAATCAGCAGGTGGCACTTCACCAAGTAAAGAGACATTTAATGGCAGTACTACAGATAATGTGCAGTTGACTCAATCCACTGGTTCTTCTGCATCTGCGCATTTGGGTAATCAAAAGACTTGTAGTAATGGAAAATACGATAACCGGTACAAAGGGAAGCACAAGAGATGTCCAAATCCAagtcaaacaaacaatgctaCAGCTACTACGATATCAAGCAGTGAATTCAAGCAGCCTCCTCCTGTAAGTCATGGTTTTCTAACTGATACTAATGTTCTGCAGTTTAACAACTGTATGAAAAATCCTGATCAAATGTCTACGTCAATGATACCAAGTATGAAAGCCCATGACAACTCCCACTTGAACCATACTTCAAATTTTTTTCCTCAGTCATCGCCTCAAAAACCACCTTGTGAAGCTACCTATTTTCGCCAATCTGAAACAATGGTTTTTAATGAATCTTCCCATGAGTTCTTGCAAGGGAATCAGTCGCAGTCTCCAAATGGGCCTATGGTAGATTATGCACCACCTCATTCAGATCCCCCCATGAAAGATGGAAAAGACTTTTATAACAATCACAAACCACACAGGCCTCTGCCATTAAGGCCGAGTGATCTACTGCCTCCACACCCTAATTTTCAACCTGGGAATTTGTCTTCATCAAATTCTCAGaaccatgatttttatgcaattccaaaTGGACCTAGTGGTCCACCGTTTACTTCACCACAAACCTGGACTACTGGGCCAACCTTCCCATCAGTTCCTCCGGTAAGTCTACCTGAAATCAGTAAGGTTAGTATTTCAGATGATCCTAGTGGTGGTCAAAATAACGGTTCATATTCTAAGAAAAACTCTATGCCAAATATTTCTGTTCCTGAGCATAATGGCCTGCAGAAGTCACAAACAATGTATCAGGAACGTATGCACGGGCCTATAGTTACAAATGCCATGGACAGCAATATGTCTAAAGATGGACTGCAGGGTAATCCAGGAAGCCTGGTGCCACACATTGCAGTCAAGAAtattttacgtgcattgcacatcttAAAAGCTGACAAAATGGTTCCAAATGAAACAAATATAGCTGACTGCATTCGCTATGGCGAGATGAATATTCAGAATTTTGACATTAAGATGGCCTTGAACTATGCCCTTGAGCATCAACTTGTTGTGATGCACAAGCTAGGAGGTAACTTGCCATTGTATGTAGAAAAACATCATGGGTTGTGGAAATGTGTCAATCCTATGGATATCAATGCTAGGCATCCAAAAACAACATGGGATGCAGCCTTAAAGTTTCTCTCCTCAACTGCTGGGCGCACTTTAATCATGAGATCTCAGTCCAG GTATCAAGCAGCAATATTTTTGAGAAATTCATGTTTGAATCATCTTGTTTTGGGTGAAATTCTTCAGATATTGCATGTGATAATTAATGTGAAGAAGTGGATTACGCCTCACTCATCAGGTTGGAAGCCATTATCTTTCCATCTGCCAGATGCAGATAAGAATACAGGCACTGGTGCCGGTACTAAATCTTGA
- the LOC103993304 gene encoding uncharacterized protein LOC103993304 isoform X2 produces the protein MADGEYAAAKTSVWWDIENCQVPRACDPHLIAQNISSALAAVGYRGPVSISAFGDANNITPTVLQALSSTGIALNHVPSGIKDASDKKILVDMLFWAVDNPAPANYLLISGDRDFSNALHQLRLRRYNILLAQPPNVSQALVAAAKSVWNWKDLVAGGKPMHESPYVNKSAGGTSPSKETFNGSTTDNVQLTQSTGSSASAHLGNQKTCSNGKYDNRYKGKHKRCPNPSQTNNATATTISSSEFKQPPPVSHGFLTDTNVLQFNNCMKNPDQMSTSMIPSMKAHDNSHLNHTSNFFPQSSPQKPPCEATYFRQSETMVFNESSHEFLQGNQSQSPNGPMVDYAPPHSDPPMKDGKDFYNNHKPHRPLPLRPSDLLPPHPNFQPGNLSSSNSQNHDFYAIPNGPSGPPFTSPQTWTTGPTFPSVPPVSLPEISKVSISDDPSGGQNNGSYSKKNSMPNISVPEHNGLQKSQTMYQERMHGPIVTNAMDSNMSKDGLQGNPGSLVPHIAVKNILRALHILKADKMVPNETNIADCIRYGEMNIQNFDIKMALNYALEHQLVVMHKLGGNLPLYVEKHHGLWKCVNPMDINARHPKTTWDAALKFLSSTAGRTLIMRSQSRYQAAIFLRNSCLNHLVLGEILQILHVIINVKKWITPHSSGWKPLSFHLPDADKNTGTGAGTKS, from the exons ATGGCGGACGGGGAGTACGCGGCGGCGAAGACGTCGGTGTGGTGGGACATCGAGAACTGCCAGGTTCCCAGGGCTTGTGACCCGCACTTGATCGCCCAGAACATAAGCTCTGCCCTGGCAGCAGTGGGTTACCGTGGCCCCGTGTCCATCTCCGCCTTCGGCGACGCGAACAATATAACGCCGACCGTGCTGCAGGCGCTCTCCAGCACTGGCATCGCCCTTAACCACGTTCCCTCCG GTATTAAAGATGCTAGTGATAAGAAGATTTTGGTCGATATGCTATTTTGGGCAGTTGATAATCCTGCACCTGCCAACTACTTATTAATATCTGGTGATCGTGACTTCTCAAATGCCCTTCATCAACTTAGATTAAGGAGATACAACATTCTTCTTGCACAGCCTCCTAATGTATCACAGGCCCTTGTTGCTGCTGCTAAGAGTGTCTGGAACTGGAAGGACCTTGTGGCTGGAGGAAAGCCGATGCATGAGTCACCTTACGTCAACAAATCAGCAGGTGGCACTTCACCAAGTAAAGAGACATTTAATGGCAGTACTACAGATAATGTGCAGTTGACTCAATCCACTGGTTCTTCTGCATCTGCGCATTTGGGTAATCAAAAGACTTGTAGTAATGGAAAATACGATAACCGGTACAAAGGGAAGCACAAGAGATGTCCAAATCCAagtcaaacaaacaatgctaCAGCTACTACGATATCAAGCAGTGAATTCAAGCAGCCTCCTCCTGTAAGTCATGGTTTTCTAACTGATACTAATGTTCTGCAGTTTAACAACTGTATGAAAAATCCTGATCAAATGTCTACGTCAATGATACCAAGTATGAAAGCCCATGACAACTCCCACTTGAACCATACTTCAAATTTTTTTCCTCAGTCATCGCCTCAAAAACCACCTTGTGAAGCTACCTATTTTCGCCAATCTGAAACAATGGTTTTTAATGAATCTTCCCATGAGTTCTTGCAAGGGAATCAGTCGCAGTCTCCAAATGGGCCTATGGTAGATTATGCACCACCTCATTCAGATCCCCCCATGAAAGATGGAAAAGACTTTTATAACAATCACAAACCACACAGGCCTCTGCCATTAAGGCCGAGTGATCTACTGCCTCCACACCCTAATTTTCAACCTGGGAATTTGTCTTCATCAAATTCTCAGaaccatgatttttatgcaattccaaaTGGACCTAGTGGTCCACCGTTTACTTCACCACAAACCTGGACTACTGGGCCAACCTTCCCATCAGTTCCTCCGGTAAGTCTACCTGAAATCAGTAAGGTTAGTATTTCAGATGATCCTAGTGGTGGTCAAAATAACGGTTCATATTCTAAGAAAAACTCTATGCCAAATATTTCTGTTCCTGAGCATAATGGCCTGCAGAAGTCACAAACAATGTATCAGGAACGTATGCACGGGCCTATAGTTACAAATGCCATGGACAGCAATATGTCTAAAGATGGACTGCAGGGTAATCCAGGAAGCCTGGTGCCACACATTGCAGTCAAGAAtattttacgtgcattgcacatcttAAAAGCTGACAAAATGGTTCCAAATGAAACAAATATAGCTGACTGCATTCGCTATGGCGAGATGAATATTCAGAATTTTGACATTAAGATGGCCTTGAACTATGCCCTTGAGCATCAACTTGTTGTGATGCACAAGCTAGGAGGTAACTTGCCATTGTATGTAGAAAAACATCATGGGTTGTGGAAATGTGTCAATCCTATGGATATCAATGCTAGGCATCCAAAAACAACATGGGATGCAGCCTTAAAGTTTCTCTCCTCAACTGCTGGGCGCACTTTAATCATGAGATCTCAGTCCAG GTATCAAGCAGCAATATTTTTGAGAAATTCATGTTTGAATCATCTTGTTTTGGGTGAAATTCTTCAGATATTGCATGTGATAATTAATGTGAAGAAGTGGATTACGCCTCACTCATCAGGTTGGAAGCCATTATCTTTCCATCTGCCAGATGCAGATAAGAATACAGGCACTGGTGCCGGTACTAAATCTTGA